DNA from Gramella sp. MAR_2010_147:
GCTAACCGAGACTGCTTATATTGAAGATGAGAAAAACGATATTCAATTTTTACTTACAGCGACTTTACTCGTAAATAAAAATGAGATTTTTAATGATAATATTTACGAATACGATAACATAGGAATCCCTTTTCTGGCTGAACTGGGCAGGCAGCTCTACCAAAAAGAATTGCTTCGGCGTAAAAATTAGACATTTACTTCACCGCTGGAGACAACATTGTGATAGTGCCTTTAGAAGCATTGAGCTGAATCTCCAAACCATTCGGGATGGTGGCATTGTCATTAATATGCCCGATCATTGCTCCAGAATAAGCCGGGATATTCAATGGTTTAATATAATGATCTATAACTTCTTCAAGAGTTAACGAGCCATAACCGCTTCCGCCGGGATCGCAATCGGTACATTTTCCAAAAACAAAACCACTGATCTGTTCAAATACACCACCTAAATATAACTGGGACATCATTCTGTCAACGGCATAGATCTTTTCACCTACATCTTCCAGGTACAGGATTTTTCCTTTCCAGTCTTGTGGGAAATATTCAGAACCCATAATTCCGGTAAGTACAGAAAGATTTCCACCAAGAAGCTGACCCGTTACCGTTCCTTCATTTATCACTCTGATTCGATTTTTGGTTTGAACAAGCTCATCCCCTTTATTTTTTGGGTTTTCGTAGGTGATCGCTTCCTTTTGAAAAAGAAGACGCTTTAAATAGTCATAGCTAAAGGAATTCCAGCTGGATACTGCCACCGGCCCATGGAAAGTTATAAGTCCCGTTTTTTCGAAAATGGCCATGTGTAATGCTGTAATATCGCTATATCCAAGAAAGATCTTGGGATTGTTCTTTATTGCTTCATAGTCTAATTTATCCAGAATTCTTGCAGCTCCTGAACCTCCTCGCAAAGCGATTACCGCTTTGATAGAATCATCTCTGAACATTTCGTTGAATTCTTCAGCTCTTTCTTCATCGGTACCAGCCAGGTGGCCATAACGGTTCCTGGTGTTTTTCCCGAATTTTACCTTCAAGCCCATGGCTTCAAAAGATTCCTTTGCAATTTCATAGGGTTCCGACTCGAAAATAGCACTGGCGGGGCTTACAATCCCAATAGTATCCCCTTCTATTAAAGCTTCCGGAAGTAAGGTGTCACTACTTAACCTGAACTCCTTAAGACTATTGAATGAGTGTGTATTTAGCGGTAGTAAAAGTCCGCCAATCCCTATATTCTGAATAAATTTTCTTCTTTGCATTTGAGTAGGTTCTGTTTTAATAGTAGTCTCTTACCTGTTCCAGTATTTTGGTCATTCCTTCTTTTAATTCTGAAGTTGAAACCGTATAATTACTATTCATAAAGCTAAAAATAAGAATTCTTCCCTTTTTAGTGATAAGGAAACCACTTAGACTATGATTGTTTCTTAAAGTTCCTGTTTTGGCATAAATGTATGGTGTTTCAGCTTTATAGTAATTTTTTAAAGTTCCAGATTCGCCTCCCACGGCCAGTATTTTAAAAAGTTTTTCTGTAGGTATTTCTTCTTCTATTTTCTCGATCAGCCTTACCATCGATCTTGGAGTGAATAAATTATATCTGGAAAGACCTGACCCATCATACCACATTGGCTCATCTGGCAGATCCTGAAGATAATTCTCTTTCATGTAATCTATAGCGATACTTGTTTTTAAAGTATCAGATACTTTATCTGCAGCCATCAACAGGATTTGTTCGGCAATAAAATTATCACTTGCCTGCATCATTCTTTTGTAAATACTATCAGCAGAGACACTGTAAACTGTATTTTCCAAATCACTGCTTTTTAATTTGCCATGATAAACTTCTACGGGTTTATTAATTGTATCCGAAATGATTTCTGTTATAAGCTTGTGAGAGAAATTAAAAGGAATGTATTGAGTGAAATTTTCTTCTCTCTTAAAATCCTGGAATTCCATACTATTTGACGCAATATTTCTTTGGGTGTATTTATTTGTGGGATCTGTTGGATTTACCGATGCGATAGAATCCTGAAATAATTTAGGGTAAACCGTAGGAGTATTTGAACCTTTATTAAATTTAATTTCCAACAGGTTGCCATAAACGGGCAGGTCAATCTTTTCTGCAGAATAGTAAGAGTCGTAATCATCCCAGGCCCATCCAGAACCAAGTCGCTTTTCTTTATAAACGGGAGGAGCATAGAATAATTTGTATGCATTGTGTTTTAAAAAACCATGTACTTTTGATTCTGGCAGATGAGGATTAAGAAAAGAAGGGTCTCCTGTGCCTCTAAAAATTAAGCTGTCACCTTTAATGGTGTACTTCAGGGCCGGGATTGAGTCTCCTATGATTTTCAAACCTGTATAAAGTGTAAATAATTTAGTGTTCGAAGCCGGTGTAAAATATTTGTCCGCATCATGGGTATAGAGCATGCTATTCTCTGCGGGATCGTAAATAGCTAATCCAGTAAAACCTTGATTAAATACTCTTGATTCACGAAAATCTGCTTCTATTTTTTTGTTCGTTTTCTTTATTGCGGAACAGGAAGCGAGTATAAAGGAAATAAAAATAATTAAGGATAGTCTCTTAACAATTGTTGAGGTATATACGCTTGTTTTTAGGTTTTTAATCTGTAGTGATACCATGGTGTTAAGGCAGGTTTAGGGTATTGAATGTTGAAATATGGTTAATAATAATGAAATATTTTAATAAGGTAGTGAACTTTTGTAAAATAATATATGTTATATTTAAACTTCATTCACAATTACTTAACAAATTAAGGTATGAAATTAAAAACTTTAATGATGGCCTTTTTGGCTGTTTTTCAATTTGCAACCTTGTCAGCACAAGAAAACTCTGTTAACGGTCTGGTAACCGGATCTGAGAACGGAGAACCTCTTATGGGGGTGAATGTTGTGATCAAGGACACAAATCGGGGAACCGTAACCGATTTTGAAGGAAATTATCAAATTAATGTTCAATCTGGAGAAACCATTGTATTCTCATCACTTGGGTTTGAGACACAGGAAATTCCATACTCAGGTCAATCTACTCTGGATGTCACTTTGGTGGCAGACCTGGAGAGTCTCGATGAGGTAGTTGTGACTTCCTTTGGGATTGAACAGGAGAAAAAATCACTTGGTTATGCTGTACAGGAAATAGATTCAGAAGAAATCGCAAAAACCAAGCAGCAAAACCTTGTAAGTGCTTTGCAGGGTCAGGCAGCCGGTGTTCAGGTGACGAACTCCGGAGGTGCTCCGGGCATGAGTGCTCGAATTATTATCAGGGGTGTTAATTCTCTTGACCCTAATGCAGACAATCAGCCACTATTCGTAATCGATGGGGTTCCGATAGACAATTCAACTATAGAATCGAATGGTACGCCTCGTGGACTTTCTAATCGTGCCGCTGATATTAATCCGAATGATATTGAATCCCTTAACATTCTGAAAGGCGCTGCCGCAACTGCTCTTTACGGAGTAAGAGCCGCCAATGGAGCTGTTATTATTACAACCAAAAAAGGGAAGGCTGGTAGAGTGAGAATTAATTTGAATAGTTCTGTGGGATTTGATGAGATTAATCAGTATCCGGAATTTCAGGAAACATATGGTCAGGGATTCTCGGGAGTATATGATCCAACTTCTTTTTGGCCTAACTGGGGTCCTTCAATGGAAGAAATCAATCAAATAGATCCTGATGTTAGGTTTCATGATATATGGTCTGATGCTATGAGAACCGGTGTGCAAATAGATAACAATATTAGTATATCTGGAGGTGGTGAAAATGCTACGTTTTACGGTTCAATAGGGAAGCTGGATCAGGAAGGAATTATTCCATTCAGTGACTGGGCAAGAACTTCGGCGAAATTAAGTGGAGAGGTTAAGTTTAGTGAGAAGTTTAAATTCTCAGGAAATATAAATTATACTGTTTCAGGAGGTAACCGTGTGCCACATGATCGATTTATGGAACGTTTAGTTTATTGGACTCCCAATCACGATGTGGAAGATTATATTAATCCAGACGGTACCATGAATACTTATCAAAATACGAATCCAATCTACGATGCTCGTTTTAGTACTTTTGAGGATGAGGTAAATAGAACCGTAGGTAATTTGAGATTTACGTACAGTCCGTTAGAATGGTTAGACCTTAATTATTTAATTGGAACAGATTATTATAGTGATAGAAGAACAGAGATTACACCTGGACCTCTGGGAATTGATGGAGAAGTTCCACTGAGTAGCACTGGATTCATAACAGAAACCAGGATTAACAGTAGAGATATTAACTCTAACTTTTATATAACTCTTAAAAAGGACTGGAACGAAAAATTGAATACAACCTTGCGTTTAGGTAATGATATTTTTGAAAGAGATTATGAAAGAGTAGATGCGACCGGTGAAAATTTTGTGATCCCAAGATTTTATGATTTAAGTTATGCGAGCCAGATTTCAAATTCCCAGGATAAAAGAAAAAGAAGACTGGTGGGAGTTTACGGGGACCTCATGCTCAATTACGCTGAAACCATTTTCTTAAATGTTACTGCAAGAAATGACTGGACTTCTACATTGCCTATTGGTAATAATTCATTTTTCTACCCTTCGGTTAATTTAGGATATGTATTTACTGAAAGCTTTGAACAGCCAGATTGGTTTACCTTTGGTAAAGTAAGAGGTTCCTGGGCACAGGTTGGTAAGGATACCGATCCATACCTGATTGGGCAAACTTATGCTTCACCTTCTATTTATCCTTTAGGCGGTCAGGTTGGATTTACCAGATTTAGCCAGTTTGGTGATCTTGAATTAAAACCTGAAAAAACTACGGCCATAGAATTTGGAACCGACCTTCGATTCTTCGAAAACAGGTTAGGAGTAGATGTTACCTGGTATAAATCTAATAGTAAAGATCAAATCATACCGGTGCCTGTTAGTGAAACAGCAGGTTTTTCAACTTTTGTGACCAATGCCGGAGAAATTGAAAACAGGGGATGGGAATTTATCTTAAGAGGAACCCCGATTAAACAGGAAGACTTTAGGTGGGATGTTTCTTTTAATGCGTCATATAATAAAAATGAAGTTAAAAGTATTAGGGAAGGTATAGAAGAAATTGTGGTTGGTGGCCAGTTTGGATACGGAGGGTCTTCCGTTACTATAAAGCTTCTGGAAGGTGAGCCATACGGTAATATTTTTGGAACCAGCTATTCCAGATTAGGAGCAGACCCTAATAGTATTTATCTGAAGGAAGGACTTCCAATCATTATTGGAGAGAATGGCTTTCCAGATAGAAATAGCAGTCAGCTTGTTTTGGGTAACACAACTCCAAAATGGATTGGTGGTTTAAAGAATGATTTTACTTATAAAGGTTTTGACTTTTCTTTTCTGGTAGACTTCCGGGCGGGAGTTGATCAATACAATCAATATGATAACTTCTTTTCTGCATTTGGTATAGCAGAATATACTTTAAATCGAAATGAAACCATTGTTTTTGATGGGGTGCTCGCCGATGGATCTCCAAATACACAGCAAGTTTGGCTTGGGCAGGGAGAAGGTCCTGATGGAAGAAATTACGGTGCCGGATTTTATAGGAATACCTATCGTACGGTAAGTGAAAACTTTGTTCAGGATGCTGCATTCATAAAATTGAGAAATGTAACCCTGGCATATAATTTTCAGGAGAATGTGCTCAATGCGTTGCCATTTGAATCGGCAAGGTTGTCTGTAGCTGCGAATAATATTATCTTATATACTCCGTGGGACGGGTTCGATCCTGAGTCATTTAGCTCAGGAGCCGGAGGAAATGCTACTGGTTTGACAGGATTGGGTTATCCGGGTGTTCGAAGCTTATTTTTCACGCTAAACCTTGGACTTTAAAATTTAAAAATTTTCGATATGAAATTTAAAATAAATAAATACAAATATGTAATCCTTGCGTTTGCGTTTTTGCTTGTCTCATGCGATGATTACCTGGATATTAATGAGAATCCTAACAATCCAACCGAAGCACCTTTGGCGGGATTGATGGTGAATTCAACATTTGAAACTGCGCAGAATACTTTCAGAATGGGTGATATAGCGACAAATTATGTGCAGTATCTGGCGTCTCCCAATGAAGCAAGTTCTTCAGATATTATGGAGCCGGTGAGTTATAGCGGTACCTGGAGAGCTCTTTATAACGTTATGACCGATATTAACGATATGATTCTGAAAGCACAGAATGAAGAAGCGAATCATTATGAGGGGATAGGACAAATTCTTATGGCTTATAATTTAGCTTTAACAGTTGATGCCTGGGGAGATGTTCCGTATAGTGAAGGTTTTAATTTTGTTACTGTAACCCCATCTTTTGATGACGATGCGCAATTGTACACAGAAATTTTAGGACTTCTTGATCTAGGAATAGCGAATCTTTCTATGGAAACCAGTACCTCTGTAGGTAACGATGATTTTATTTATAACGGTGACGCAGAGAACTGGATCAAATTTGCATACATGCTAAAAGCTCGATATCTCAACCATTATAGTGAAACGGGTAGTTATGATCCCAATGCTGTTCTTTCTGCTCTGGAAAATGGATTCGAAAGCAATGCTGATGATGCTCAAATGGAATATTTTGAAGAAGAATTTAATCCCTGGGCAGATGTAGCTATAGATAATGCGAATCTGTTTCTTGGAGGATGGATTTCAGAACAGTTTATTGAAGCTCTGGACGGAACCACTTTTGGAGTTGAAGATCCGCGATTGCCATTGATGGTCGGAGCTACCGATGATGGGGAATACATAGGTACTGAGAATGGAGCAGGTAGAGGAAATGCCCCGGAACAGGGAGCAAGATCTGTTCTGGAAGAAGGTGATTTCTACACTACCAGGCAGGGGCCGGTTTTAATAGCAACTTATGCCGAACAGAAATTTATAGAAGCTGAAGCTGCTTTCGGAATTGATAAAGCCAGATCCTATCAGGCATATCTTGATGGCATAAGAGCTCATATGGAAAAAGTAGGAGTAGAAGCATCTGAAATCGATGCTTATATAAACTCTGATGAGGTAAGCATGGGTGTAGATGCCTTCACAATGCAAGATATTTTCAAGGAAAAGTGGGTGTCTTTGTTTCTTAATCCGGAAGCATGGGTGGATGCACGACGTTTTGACTATGGCTACGAGAATTTTGATCTACCAGAAAATATTAATCCAGATTTAAATGGAATGTTTATTAGAAGACTGGCCTATCCAGATTCAGAAGTAAGCAGAAATGGTAATAACGTGCCAGATGTGACCTTACTGGATCCTGTCTTCTGGGATGAATAAAAATTAATTAATTTAAAGCCCTGTCTTTGGCAGGGCTTTTTTTATATAAAATAATTTAAATGAAGACTTGAAAGATATAC
Protein-coding regions in this window:
- a CDS encoding LD-carboxypeptidase, translated to MQRRKFIQNIGIGGLLLPLNTHSFNSLKEFRLSSDTLLPEALIEGDTIGIVSPASAIFESEPYEIAKESFEAMGLKVKFGKNTRNRYGHLAGTDEERAEEFNEMFRDDSIKAVIALRGGSGAARILDKLDYEAIKNNPKIFLGYSDITALHMAIFEKTGLITFHGPVAVSSWNSFSYDYLKRLLFQKEAITYENPKNKGDELVQTKNRIRVINEGTVTGQLLGGNLSVLTGIMGSEYFPQDWKGKILYLEDVGEKIYAVDRMMSQLYLGGVFEQISGFVFGKCTDCDPGGSGYGSLTLEEVIDHYIKPLNIPAYSGAMIGHINDNATIPNGLEIQLNASKGTITMLSPAVK
- a CDS encoding SusC/RagA family TonB-linked outer membrane protein, translating into MKLKTLMMAFLAVFQFATLSAQENSVNGLVTGSENGEPLMGVNVVIKDTNRGTVTDFEGNYQINVQSGETIVFSSLGFETQEIPYSGQSTLDVTLVADLESLDEVVVTSFGIEQEKKSLGYAVQEIDSEEIAKTKQQNLVSALQGQAAGVQVTNSGGAPGMSARIIIRGVNSLDPNADNQPLFVIDGVPIDNSTIESNGTPRGLSNRAADINPNDIESLNILKGAAATALYGVRAANGAVIITTKKGKAGRVRINLNSSVGFDEINQYPEFQETYGQGFSGVYDPTSFWPNWGPSMEEINQIDPDVRFHDIWSDAMRTGVQIDNNISISGGGENATFYGSIGKLDQEGIIPFSDWARTSAKLSGEVKFSEKFKFSGNINYTVSGGNRVPHDRFMERLVYWTPNHDVEDYINPDGTMNTYQNTNPIYDARFSTFEDEVNRTVGNLRFTYSPLEWLDLNYLIGTDYYSDRRTEITPGPLGIDGEVPLSSTGFITETRINSRDINSNFYITLKKDWNEKLNTTLRLGNDIFERDYERVDATGENFVIPRFYDLSYASQISNSQDKRKRRLVGVYGDLMLNYAETIFLNVTARNDWTSTLPIGNNSFFYPSVNLGYVFTESFEQPDWFTFGKVRGSWAQVGKDTDPYLIGQTYASPSIYPLGGQVGFTRFSQFGDLELKPEKTTAIEFGTDLRFFENRLGVDVTWYKSNSKDQIIPVPVSETAGFSTFVTNAGEIENRGWEFILRGTPIKQEDFRWDVSFNASYNKNEVKSIREGIEEIVVGGQFGYGGSSVTIKLLEGEPYGNIFGTSYSRLGADPNSIYLKEGLPIIIGENGFPDRNSSQLVLGNTTPKWIGGLKNDFTYKGFDFSFLVDFRAGVDQYNQYDNFFSAFGIAEYTLNRNETIVFDGVLADGSPNTQQVWLGQGEGPDGRNYGAGFYRNTYRTVSENFVQDAAFIKLRNVTLAYNFQENVLNALPFESARLSVAANNIILYTPWDGFDPESFSSGAGGNATGLTGLGYPGVRSLFFTLNLGL
- a CDS encoding D-alanyl-D-alanine carboxypeptidase; its protein translation is MVSLQIKNLKTSVYTSTIVKRLSLIIFISFILASCSAIKKTNKKIEADFRESRVFNQGFTGLAIYDPAENSMLYTHDADKYFTPASNTKLFTLYTGLKIIGDSIPALKYTIKGDSLIFRGTGDPSFLNPHLPESKVHGFLKHNAYKLFYAPPVYKEKRLGSGWAWDDYDSYYSAEKIDLPVYGNLLEIKFNKGSNTPTVYPKLFQDSIASVNPTDPTNKYTQRNIASNSMEFQDFKREENFTQYIPFNFSHKLITEIISDTINKPVEVYHGKLKSSDLENTVYSVSADSIYKRMMQASDNFIAEQILLMAADKVSDTLKTSIAIDYMKENYLQDLPDEPMWYDGSGLSRYNLFTPRSMVRLIEKIEEEIPTEKLFKILAVGGESGTLKNYYKAETPYIYAKTGTLRNNHSLSGFLITKKGRILIFSFMNSNYTVSTSELKEGMTKILEQVRDYY
- a CDS encoding SusD/RagB family nutrient-binding outer membrane lipoprotein, translating into MKFKINKYKYVILAFAFLLVSCDDYLDINENPNNPTEAPLAGLMVNSTFETAQNTFRMGDIATNYVQYLASPNEASSSDIMEPVSYSGTWRALYNVMTDINDMILKAQNEEANHYEGIGQILMAYNLALTVDAWGDVPYSEGFNFVTVTPSFDDDAQLYTEILGLLDLGIANLSMETSTSVGNDDFIYNGDAENWIKFAYMLKARYLNHYSETGSYDPNAVLSALENGFESNADDAQMEYFEEEFNPWADVAIDNANLFLGGWISEQFIEALDGTTFGVEDPRLPLMVGATDDGEYIGTENGAGRGNAPEQGARSVLEEGDFYTTRQGPVLIATYAEQKFIEAEAAFGIDKARSYQAYLDGIRAHMEKVGVEASEIDAYINSDEVSMGVDAFTMQDIFKEKWVSLFLNPEAWVDARRFDYGYENFDLPENINPDLNGMFIRRLAYPDSEVSRNGNNVPDVTLLDPVFWDE